A segment of the Romboutsia sp. 13368 genome:
TAAATATCATTATATTCTTTACCAAATCCAAAAGTCCCTGAAGCCATAACAACTGGATTTTTAAAGTTTATCTTCCCGAATTTTACACCTAAATTAGTCATTAAATATCACATCCTCCCCCCAGAATACAGGTCCATCTTTACAAGTTTTCTTATTTCCAAATTGTGTTTTGCAAGTACATACTAAACATGCTCCAACTCCACAAGCCATATGATTTTCTAAAGAAACCATTATTTTTGTTTTTGTTCCTTCTGTCATTTTTACTAACTTTTCCATCATAGGAGTAGGACCACAAGTTAATATATAATCATATCCTTCAACATCTAGTATGTCTGTTACAAATTTATTTCCTGTTGCTATATGAACCTCATTACAAACTTCTTTGTATTTTTCTTCTAATATAGCTTCGTTTCTAAATCCTAAGTAAGCATCACAATTTTCTATATTTTTAGCTACTAAGTAAAGTGGTGCAACCCCAATTCCTCCACCTACTAAAGCAACTCTTCCTTCAACCTTTTCATATCCATTTCCGTATGGACCTTCAAGTTTTATAGTTTCATTTACTTTAACTTTACTTAAAATTTGAGTTCCTTCTCCTACTACTTTATATAAGAAACTTATACTGTTTTCATCTATATCGTGTATACTTATTGGTCTTGAAAGAAGTGGAAACTTATCCCATGCTCTTATCATATAAAATTGACCCATTTTACCTTCAAAGTTACCTTCAACTTTCATAAGGTACATATCTTCCCCTACATATCTATTTTCAATTACTTTATACATATTAATTCTCCCCTTATCATCATACATTTTTAAATTATATAGAATCTATTGCAACTTCTTCTAATTCGTTGTAATATTCATTTACTCCTAAAAGTTTCATTATTAACGCCATTCTTACGAACATTCCATATTTAGCTTGCTTAAAGTACACTGCTCTTTCATCTGAGTCAACATCTACATCGATTTCATTAACTCTTGGAAGTGGATGCATAACAAGCATATCTTTACTAGCGTTTTGCATTTTTGATTTATTTAATATATAGTAATCTTTTAACCTTTCATACTCTTCTTGTTTTTCAAATCTTTCTCTTTGAACTCTTGTCATGTATAAAATATCTAAACTTCCTATAACTTCATCTAAATTATTTGTTTCATAATAGGCATGACCTTGTTCTTGTATTGCTTGTTTTATGTATTCTGGCATTTTTAATTCATCTGGAGATATAAATACAAACTTAGTTCCTTTGTATCTAGACATAGCTTTTACTAAAGAATGTACTGTTCTTCCATTTTTTAAATCTCCACATAATCCTATTGTATGATTTTCTAATTTTCTTTTTAGGGATTTAATAGTAAGTAAATCTGTAAGTGTTTGAGTTGGATGTTGGTTTTTACCATCTCCTGCATTTATAAAAGGTACTTCGCTATATTTTATTGCTTCTTCTGCAGAACCTGCTACTGGATGTCTCATTGCTATAACATCTGCATAACATGATACAGTTCTTATTGTATCTCCTAATGATTCTCCTTTTGATACAGATGATGAGCTAGGTTCAGAAAAACCTACAACACTTCCACCTAATCTATGCATAGCTGATTCAAAGCTTAATCTTGTTCTTGTCGATGGCTCATAAAATAAAGTAGCCAGTAATTTACCTTCACAAACACGAGAATATTTTGATGGGTTCTCAATTATATTTTGAGATAATGATAATATTTGATCTATTTCTTCAACAGAAAAGTCTTCTGGTTGGATTAAATTTCTTCCCTTTAATAACATATATTGTCCTCCTTTTTTAGCCTCTCTGGACTAAATTTAAAAGTATTTTTATAATATAAATTTTATTCTTTTAGT
Coding sequences within it:
- a CDS encoding dihydroorotate dehydrogenase electron transfer subunit is translated as MYKVIENRYVGEDMYLMKVEGNFEGKMGQFYMIRAWDKFPLLSRPISIHDIDENSISFLYKVVGEGTQILSKVKVNETIKLEGPYGNGYEKVEGRVALVGGGIGVAPLYLVAKNIENCDAYLGFRNEAILEEKYKEVCNEVHIATGNKFVTDILDVEGYDYILTCGPTPMMEKLVKMTEGTKTKIMVSLENHMACGVGACLVCTCKTQFGNKKTCKDGPVFWGEDVIFND
- the pyrB gene encoding aspartate carbamoyltransferase, with product MLLKGRNLIQPEDFSVEEIDQILSLSQNIIENPSKYSRVCEGKLLATLFYEPSTRTRLSFESAMHRLGGSVVGFSEPSSSSVSKGESLGDTIRTVSCYADVIAMRHPVAGSAEEAIKYSEVPFINAGDGKNQHPTQTLTDLLTIKSLKRKLENHTIGLCGDLKNGRTVHSLVKAMSRYKGTKFVFISPDELKMPEYIKQAIQEQGHAYYETNNLDEVIGSLDILYMTRVQRERFEKQEEYERLKDYYILNKSKMQNASKDMLVMHPLPRVNEIDVDVDSDERAVYFKQAKYGMFVRMALIMKLLGVNEYYNELEEVAIDSI